From one Dysidea avara chromosome 9, odDysAvar1.4, whole genome shotgun sequence genomic stretch:
- the LOC136266193 gene encoding TNF receptor-associated factor 1-like, whose amino-acid sequence MRIHQVCVCGDTGFKVGSDQFCHHLEDTSKLADHLAPMITEFSKLSMAFQNMASVYQLSVRRTEELEKKVEEVEIRNKELETKAENVPVEMERKIKVLAKKCNNQIEELRKKDLQRQKDIDALKLLAVNPNADNSQRKDNVVDAANQLRDSSSQLPKETGTQLHKVIVNSQAVIQKNEVLENLLKEKISEVERELVQLKEGIPEKLAKLERDIHSKKLASEAASEHSVSSQSDCMEAASLLLPHQDSPNIEVYNRKEVTSTNASSAPIYSQIMERMDSFERQQQQTVTIIGAQQKQIEEASKACGTESSSQIMEQVESLKQQLQQQAFTMKRNVAFGEVVPYEKPPSSELAKQVEDKVLEVERTLNVLSVHHSELELQLQAFLASTHNGAFLWRIPEVRRRIRDARLGHITSIYSPPFYTGRNGYKMCIRAYLNGDGTGEKTHLSIFFVLMKGEYDPLLQWPFEPKVSLILVDQDHKKHLVQTFKPNAQSSSFKRPVSDMNVASGCPEFAELSILDHPSYVKEDVMYIKAIVDTSKIFHP is encoded by the exons GTTGGTAGTGACCAGTTCTGTCATCATCTTGAGGATACCAGTAAACTAGCTGATCATTTAGCACCGATGATCACTGAGTTCTCCAAACTCTCCATGGCATTCCAGAACATGGCTTCAGTCTACCAACTATCAGTTAGGAGAACTGAGGAACTAGAGAAAAAAGTTGAGGAAGTGGAAATAAGAAATAAAGAGCTTGAAACTAAAGCTGAAAACGTACCTGTTGAAATGGAAAGAAAGATTAAGGTGCTGGCAAAAAAATGTAACAATCAGATTGAAGAACTTAGAAAGAAAGATTTGCAGCGACAGAAAGATATAGATGCATTGAAACTTCTAGCTGTTAATCCAAATGCAGACAACTCACAGCGTAAGGATAATGTTGTTGATGCTGCCAACCAACTGAGA GACAGCTCGAGTCAATTACCCAAAGAAACAGGAACTCAGCTTCATAAAGTTATTGTCAACTCCCAAGCAGTAATCCAGAAGAATGAGGTACTAGAAAATTTGCTAAAAGAAAAAATCAGTGAGGTTGAAAGAGAACTGGTTCAGCTTAAGGAAGGTATACCAGAAAAACTGGCTAAGCTTGAAAGAGATATACATTCTAAGAAACTTGCATCAGAGGCAGCATCAGAACACAGTGTTTCAAGTCAGTCTGATTGTATGGAGGCAGCTTCTTTACTTCTGCCGCATCAAGACTCTCCTAACATTGAAGTCTACAACAGAAAAGAAGTGACATCCACTAATGCTTCAAGTGCTCCTATTTATTCACAGATTATGGAGCGCATGGATAGCTTTGAAcgacaacaacaacaaactgtAACTATCATTGGAGCCCAACAAAAACAAATAGAAGAAGCCTCAAAAGCCTGTGGCACTGAAAGTTCTTCACAGATAATGGAACAAGTAGAAAGCCTTAAACAACAACTACAGCAGCAAGCTTTTACTATGAAACGGAATGTTGCTTTTGGTGAAGTAGTCCCATATGAGAAACCACCCTCCTCAGAGCTAGCCAAACAAGTTGAAGACAAGGTGTTGGAAGTGGAACGTACACTTAATGTTCTTAGTGTGCATCATTCAGAATTAGAGCTACAATTACAAGCCTTTCTTGCTAGTACCCACAATGGAGCATTTTTGTGGCGTATTCCTGAAGTACGTCGAAGAATCCGAGATGCCAGACTTGGTCACATCACCAGCATTTATTCCCCACCATTTTACACAGGAAGGAATGGTTACAAAATGTGCATCAGAGCTTACCTTAATGGTGATGGTACTGGAGAGAAGACACACCTCTCCATCTTCTTTGTGCTAATGAAGGGTGAGTATGATCCCCTCCTTCAGTGGCCATTTGAGCCTAAAGTCAGTCTAATCCTTGTTGACCAGGATCACAAGAAGCATCTTGTCCAAACCTTCAAGCCCAATGCTCAGTCTAGCAGTTTCAAGAGACCAGTTAGTGACATGAATGTTGCCAGTGGTTGTCCTGAATTTGCCGAGCTCTCGATCCTTGATCACCCAAGTTATGTCAAGGAAGATGTGATGTACATCAAAGCCATTGTTGATACCTCTAAGATCTTTCATCCTTAA
- the LOC136266187 gene encoding protein NLRC3-like has protein sequence MQAWMCSVKRDDQGSLGIEHSTRKSYTPLLNTLIVNAPSITTKQYHLLPDDEDVKRNSIWKSTAELPTTKLLMNNVVPLVATHWYELGLELLGETSFVLLDQIAKKDKLNHKDCCAKMLTKWQEDQSSNATWDQLIKAMKFIGLSSVASDLEQQIQQLFLRETAECLKKEYKMNCQFSQEPLLTIRTKHCPIDVLTTSNGTKTVDLSYAEKDENKLGTTFQTLTTVTSLFCSSSKQGLPSRILIEGIPGIGKTFLAKEVAYHWAKGSMLTDYQLLFLLLLRDPVVQKITTLLELVQCFTLSTNEAEQVCNYLQSVNGKSVLFLFDGYDEMPSELCCSSFLHDLISGKYLTNARVIVTSRPTASSSLCPLVDRRIEILGFSNSSRVKYITEALQDSSVTMDLIKYLQQHPSINAVCCVPLTLSLLIDLFKMDKNLPTTTSELYKSFIILIVRKNLKEMHQDKVINEINHLPPPACEMLLQLSKLAFQGLVQDKIVFTFEDLPELLRDNPTCYGLLQSVEHYSVAAPTSSFNFIHFSLQEYFAAFHVSNLPKVEVGELLVKSFLRADSSLSVRLSNMWIFYFGITGGQCTSLRSYVANYGQPMQYGQQMLASKDFLLSTVIPSENSYTTDEIHKEFVSNHEKISQVILEDHCKVLQLYQCFYEAKDISLCEVLANTLDNTITLENKFVETNHLISLCLFLLRSPGRYKELNLFGCHIGDHGIYRLSQFLCGNGGIKITIEIINVMDNDLTEASMSFIADLVNHFQSHTLKLGSNQIQRVDVISLVMVSSLTALNLWGCNITAPAGTALAKMITFLTELNIGNNKLGDFGAELLSEGIRKSLQLQVLNLNNNSIGPRGAVAIIDALSNNISLVVLNISNNAIGEEGATAIAKTVRSNLTLQKFLLCGDATLDEDLAVLILESLSQNVRITNIGFPTRFADGNRLKSQVESINVGRVKYQDPKLVLRFC, from the exons ATGCAAGCCTGGATGTGCAGTGTTAAGAGAGATGATCAGGGTTCGCTTG GAATTGAGCACTCCACCAGGAAAAGCTATACTCCTTTATTAAATACTTTGATAGTAAATGCTCCTTCAATTACCACAAAGCAGTATCACCTGTTGCCAGATGACGAAGATGTAAAACGGAACTCCATTTGGAAGAGcactgctgaactccctactaCTAAGCTGTTAATGAATAATGTAGTCCCATTGGTTGCAACACACTGGTATGAACTTGGGCTGGAACTGCTTGGCGAAACATCTTTTGTATTGCTAGACCAAATTGCAAAAAAAGACAAGCTCAATCATAAGGACTGTTGTGCAAAGATGCTTACTAAATGGCAGGAGGACCAGTCCAGTAATGCTACGTGGGACCAGCTGATCAAAGCTATGAAATTCATTGGGCTTAGCAGTGTGGCCAGTGATCTTGAGCAACAAATACAGCAACTATTCTTGA GAGAAACTGCTGAGTGCCTGAAAAAAGAATACAAAATGAACTGTCAATTCAGTCAAGAGCCATTGCTAACTATTAGGACTAAACACTGTCCTATTGATGTATTGACAACAAGTAATGGAACCAAAACAGTTGATCTTTCATATGCAGAAAAAGATGAAAACAAACTTGGCACCACATTCCAAACATTAACAACAGTAACATCATTATTTTGTAGTTCATCAAAGCAAGGTTTACCAAGTCGAATACTAATTGAAGGAATTCCTGGGATCGGAAAAACATTTCTTGCCAAAGAAGTTGCTTACCATTGGGCTAAGGGAAGCATGCTTACTGATTACCAGTTGTTATTTCTTTTGCTTTTAAGAGATCCTGTTGTGCAGAAGATTACCACATTACTTGAATTGGTTCAATGCTTCACACTGTCAACCAATGAGGCAGAGCAAGTCTGCAACTATTTGCAAAGTGTAAATGGAAAAAGTGTATTGTTTCTATTTGATGGCTATGATGAAATGCCTTCTGAACTGTGTTGTTCTTCCTTTTTGCACGACTTGATTTCAGGGAAATACTTAACTAATGCCAGAGTAATAGTGACTTCACGACCTACTGCTTCATCTTCACTGTGCCCTTTGGTTGATCGTAGAATTGAGATTCTTGGATTTAGCAATTCTAGCAGGGTAAAATATATCACTGAAGCCTTGCAGGATTCTTCGGTGACTATGGATTTAATCAAATATCTTCAGCAGCATCCTAGTATCAATGCTGTTTGCTGTGTACCATTAACTTTGTCATTGCTTATAGATTTGTTCAAAATGGACAAAAACCTTCCAACAACTACATCTGAATTGTACAAGAGTTTTATCATTCTCATAGTCCGTAAAAATCTGAAAGAAATGCACCAGGATAAGGTGATCAATGAAATTAATCACTTGCCACCACCAGCCTGTGAGATGTTGCTTCAGCTATCAAAATTAGCATTTCAAGGTCTTGTACAAGACAAGATCGTATTTACCTTTGAAGACTTGCCAGAGTTGCTTAGAGACAATCCTACATGTTATGGACTGCTCCAGTCTGTTGAGCACTATAGTGTTGCTGCACCAACCTCCTCTTTTAATTTCATTCACTTTTCACTACAAGAATATTTTGCTGCCTTTCATGTTTCAAACTTACCAAAAGTTGAAGTGGGTGAGCTCTTGGTAAAGTCATTTTTGAGAGCTGACTCAAGTTTGAGTGTTCGTCTCTCTAACATGTGGATCTTCTATTTTGGCATAACTGGTGGACAGTGTACTTCCTTAAGAAGTTATGTAGCCAATTATGGTCAACCTATGCAGTATGGTCAGCAGATGCTTGCTTCAAAGGATTTTCTTTTATCCACAGTTATACCTAGTGAAAACAGTTACACCACAGATGAAATACATAAAGAGTTTGTCTCTAATCATGAGAAGATCTCACAAGTCATCTTGGAGGATCATTGTAAAGTCCTTCAGTTGTATCAGTGTTTCTATGAAGCCAAAGATATTAGCTTATGCGAAGTGCTTGCAAATACACTTGACAATACCATTACTCTTGAAAATAAGTTTGTGGAGACAAACCACTTAATCTCACTATGCCTGTTTTTATTAAGGTCACCTGGTAGGTACAAAGAACTAAACCTATTTGGGTGTCATATTGGAGATCATGGTATATACCGGCTTAGCCAGTTTTTGTGCGGAAATGGTGGGATTAAGATAACAATAGAAATAATTAATGTTATGGACAATGATCTTACTGAAGCATCGATGTCTTTCATTGCTGATCTTGTTAATCACTTTCAGTCACATACCTTGAAGCTAGGTAGCAATCAGATTCAACGTGTTGATGTCATCTCTCTAGTCATGGTTTCTTCATTAACGGCTTTAAACTTGTGGGGTTGTAACATTACAGCACCAGCAGGAACAGCATTAGCAAAAATGATTACTTTCTTGACAGAACTGAATATCGGTAATAACAAACTTGGAGATTTTGGAGCAGAGTTACTATCAGAAGGGATTAGAAAATCCCTACAGTTGCAAGTATTAAACCTCAATAACAACAGTATTGGTCCACGCGGAGCAGTTGCAATTATTGATGCACTTTCAAACAATATTTCCTTAGTAGTACTAAACATTAGTAACAATGCTATTGGCGAAGAAGGGGCTACGGCGATTGCTAAAACTGTTCGTAGTAATCTTACATTACAGAAGTTTCTGCTATGTGGTGATGCTACTTTGGATGAAGACTTGGCAGTTTTAATATTGGAGAGCCTATCTCAAAATGTAAGAATTACTAATATTGGATTTCCCACAAGGTTTGCTGATGGCAATCGTCTAAAAAGCCAAGTGGAAAGCATCAATGTTGGAAGAGTTAAATATCAAGACCCAAAGTTAGTATTAAGGTTTTGCTAA